In Myripristis murdjan chromosome 9, fMyrMur1.1, whole genome shotgun sequence, the following proteins share a genomic window:
- the pdxp gene encoding pyridoxal phosphate phosphatase, which translates to MAGAFGFKGSCQKIRGPEIRNLLEAKEFFLFDCDGVIWHGENAITGAPKVVNSLIRHGKNVFFVTNNCTRPRENYVSKFYRLGFTDVMQEQIFSSSYCSALYLRDVAKVQGKVFVIGCEGVRKELREAGVPFLEEDDPPDATIYNCALSPDVKAVLVGHDDKLTFLKLAKASCYLRDPECLFLATDNDPWHPLRDGRILPGSGCLTAALEVASGRKATVIGKPSRFMFECISSQFRGVDPAQCLMVGDRLETDVLFGSNCGLDTMLTLTGVSQIEEAEEYRDSEHSPNQSLVPDYVVDTIADFLPAFEDQD; encoded by the exons ATGGCGGGCGCCTTTGGATTCAAAGGATCATGCCAGAAAATTCGAGGTCCGGAGATTAGAAATTTGCTGGAGGCGAAGGAGTTTTTCCTGTTCGACTGTGATGGGGTGATATGGCACGGAGAAAACGCGATCACGGGCGCGCCGAAGGTGGTGAATTCACTGATCAGGCAcggcaaaaatgtgtttttcgtCACCAACAATTGCACCAGGCCGCGGGAGAATTATGTGAGCAAGTTCTACCGACTGGGCTTCACTGATGTAATGCAGGAGCAGATCTTCAGCTCCTCCTACTGCTCGGCACTGTACCTGCGAGACGTCGCCAAAGTCCAGGGTAAGGTGTTTGTGATCGGATGCGAGGGAGTGCGCAAAGAGCTGCGGGAGGCGGGGGTCCCCTTCCTGGAGGAAGACGACCCGCCCGACGCCACCATTTACAACTGCGCCCTCAGTCCGGATGTCAAAGCAGTGCTGGTTGGACACGATGACAAACTGACTTTCCTCAAATTAGCCAAAGCATCGTGCTATCTGAGGGACCCGGAATGCCTGTTCCTGGCCACCGACAATGACCCATGGCACCCCCTGAGAGATGGACGGATACTGCCAG ggTCTGGATGCCTGACTGCAgccctggaggtggcctcagGTCGCAAGGCCACCGTGATCGGCAAGCCCAGCCGCTTCATGTTTGAGTGCATCTCCAGCCAGTTCAGAGGGGTGGACCCGGCCCAGTGCCTGATGGTGGGGGACCGGCTGGAGACAGACGTGCTGTTCGGGTCCAACTGCGGCCTGGACACCATGCTTACCCTCACCGGCGTGTCTCAGATCGAGGAGGCCGAGGAATACAGAGATAGCGAGCACTCCCCCAACCAGAGTCTGGTGCCCGACTACGTGGTGGACACCATTGCAGACTTCTTACCTGCTTTTGAGGATCAGGACTAG